A section of the Oreochromis aureus strain Israel breed Guangdong linkage group 22, ZZ_aureus, whole genome shotgun sequence genome encodes:
- the arl4ab gene encoding ADP-ribosylation factor-like 4ab has protein sequence MGNGLSDHRSLLPCLPCFQAFHIVILGLDCAGKTTVLYRLRFNEFVNTVPTKGFNTEKIKVSLGGSRRTASFHFWDVGGQEKLRPLWRSYTRCADGIVFVVDSVDAERIEEAKAELHKITRLAENQGVPVLVVANKQDLRNSLSLAEMESMLSLGELSTATPWHLQPACAIIGEGLQEGLEKLHAMIMKRRKALRQQKRKR, from the coding sequence ATGGGAAACGGACTGTCGGATCATCGCTCCCTGCTCCCCTGCCTCCCCTGCTTTCAGGCTTTTCACATTGTCATTCTAGGACTGGACTGTGCCGGCAAGACCACTGTACTGTATCGCCTGCGTTTCAATGAGTTTGTGAACACTGTCCCGACCAAGGGATTTAACACAGAGAAGATCAAAGTGTCTCTTGGAGGCAGCCGTCGGACTGCATCTTTCCACTTCTGGGATGTAGGTGGCCAGGAGAAGCTGCGGCCTCTGTGGCGCTCGTATACGCGCTGTGCTGATGGCATTGTGTTTGTGGTGGACTCGGTGGATGCTGAGCGCATCGAGGAAGCCAAGGCAGAGTTGCACAAAATCACACGGCTGGCAGAGAACCAGGGTGTGCCGGTCCTTGTGGTGGCTAACAAACAGGACCTGCGGAATTCTCTTAGTTTGGCTGAGATGGAGAGCATGTTGTCTCTAGGTGAGCTCAGCACTGCCACACCCTGGCACCTTCAGCCTGCTTGTGCCATTATCGGCGAGGGGCTGCAGGAGGGACTGGAGAAGCTCCATGCCATGATCATGAAGAGGAGAAAGGCGCTCCGGCAGCAAAAGAGGAAGAGATGA